Proteins found in one Primulina eburnea isolate SZY01 chromosome 16, ASM2296580v1, whole genome shotgun sequence genomic segment:
- the LOC140817407 gene encoding LOW QUALITY PROTEIN: proline transporter 1-like (The sequence of the model RefSeq protein was modified relative to this genomic sequence to represent the inferred CDS: inserted 2 bases in 1 codon), whose translation MVPLGWIGGXILATAISLYANALVAKLHEFGGKRHIRYRDLAGFIYGRKAYSLTRALQYVNLFMINVGFIILAGQAFKAFYILFHGDHSMKLPYAITIAGLACALFAMAIPHLSALRVWLAFSTFFSLVYIIIGFALALKDGTEAPPRDYKIPGSVTDKIFTTVGASANLVFAFNTGMLPEIQATVRKPVVENMMKALYFQFTLGVLPMYAVTFMGYWAYGSSTSAYLLNNVNGPIWIKAFANISAFLQTIIALHIFASPMYEYLDTKYGIKGSALALRNLSFRILVRGGYLGMTSFVAALLPFLGDFMSLTGAISTFPLTFILANHMYLVAKKNKLTSLQKSWHWLNVLFFGCMSVIAAISAARLIDVDSSTYHVFADL comes from the exons ATGGTTCCGTTGGGTTGGATAGGAGG TATCCTTGCAACAGCAATATCTTTGTATGCAAATGCTCTTGTTGCCAAGCTTCATGAGTTCGGAGGAAAGAGGCATATCAGATACAGAGACCTTGCAGGATTTATATACG GTAGAAAGGCATATTCTCTGACACGGGCACTGCAGTATGTGAATCTCTTCATGATCAATGTTGGATTTATCATTTTAGCTGGTCAGGCTTTTAAG GCTTTTTATATTCTTTTTCATGGTGATCATTCCATGAAACTTCCATATGCCATTACCATAGCGGGGCTAGCCTGTGCTCTGTTTGCCATGGCCATACCCCACTTGTCGGCACTGCGTGTATGGTTGGCATTTTCAACGTTCTTTAGTCTGGTATACATCATCATAGGATTTGCACTGGCACTTAAAGATG GCACTGAAGCTCCTCCCAGGGATTACAAAATTCCAGGATCAGTCACAGACAAGATTTTTACGACCGTTGGTGCTTCTGCAAATCTCGTTTTTGCATTCAATACTGGAATGCTTCCTGAAATACAG GCAACAGTGAGAAAACCTGTTGTTGAGAACATGATGAAGGCTCTGTATTTTCAGTTCACACTTGGAGTTCTGCCAATGTATGCTGTGACCTTTATGGGATACTGGGCTTATGGTTCAAGCACATCAGCCTACTTGCTCAACAATGTTAATGGTCCAATTTGGATCAAGGCTTTTGCTAATATTTCAGCTTTCTTGCAGACAATCATTGCTTTACAT ATTTTTGCGAGCCCAATGTATGAATACTTGGACACAAAATATGGGATCAAAGGAAGCGCGCTTGCTTTACGCAACTTGTCTTTCAGGATCTTAGTCAGGGGTGGTTACCTAGGGATGACCTCCTTCGTTGCAGCCTTGCTACCATTCTTGGGCGATTTCATGAGTCTTACGGGAGCTATTAGCACATTCCCTCTCACGTTTATTCTTGCAAACCACATGTATCTTGTTGCCAAGAAGAATAAGCTTACATCCTTGCAGAAGAGTTGGCATTGGCTAAATGTCTTGTTTTTCGGATGTATGTCAGTTATAGCAGCAATTTCTGCGGCGAGGCTTATTGATGTAGATTCTAGTACTTACCATGTTTTTGCAGATTTATAA
- the LOC140817188 gene encoding syntaxin-81, translating into MAKVVRVRDRTEDFKDAVHRAAVNFGYTESKTAAMMAAFIMRKNPERGPFTKAAVTTLESIRTLEEFLMKHKKDYVDPHRTTEQERDSIEHEVTIFIKTCKERIDVLKNSINEEEANAKGWLSIRTDKSNTDTIAHKHGVVLILSEKLHSVTSQFDKLRALRFQEAINRVTPRRKPKVAVPADATEKSNSVEPRDGSNLEVRQPNEVQTDPVRMHKQLLDDETRTLQVELASMLDAVQVTETKMVEISALNHLMSTHVLQQAQQIEYLYEQAIEATKNVELGNKELSQAIQRNSGSRTFLLLFLFVLTFSVLFLDWYN; encoded by the exons ATGGCAAAAGTAGTAAGAGTTAGAGATAGGACGGAAGATTTCAAAGATGCCGTCCACCGAGCGGCGGTCAACTTTGGATATACCGAG TCCAAAACCGCGGCAATGATGGCAGCTTTTATAATGCGCAAAAATCCGGAGAGAGGGCCATTTACAAAAGCTGCAGTAACTACT CTTGAAAGTATCAGAACTTTGGAGGAGTTCTTGATGAAGCATAAGAAGGATTATGTTGATCCACACCGTACCACAGAACAAGAGAGAGATAGCATTGAACATGAG GTTACGATTTTCATTAAAACATGTAAAGAGAGAATAGATGTTCTCAAAAATAGCATAAACGAGGAGGAAGCAAATGCGAAGGGATGGCTTAGCATCAGAACTGATAAATCAAATACTGATACTATAGCACACAAACACGGAGTG GTGTTAATTTTAAGTGAAAAACTTCATTCAGTGACATCGCAGTTTGATAAGCTCCGAGCATTGCGCTTCCAAGAAGCCATCAACCGGGTGACACCTAGAAGAAAACCGAAGGTTGCTGTCCCAGCTGATGCTACTGAGAAATCTAATTCTGTAGAACCCAGAGATGGAAGTAATTTAGAAGTAAGACAGCCTAATGAAGTTCAAACTGATCCAGTTAGGATGCATAAACAACTATTGGATGATGAGACACGCACACTCCAG GTAGAGTTGGCCAGCATGTTAGATGCTGTTCAAGTAACTGAGACAAAGATGGTGGAAATAAGTGCGCTGAACCATCTCATGTCCACTCATGTATTGCAACAGGCACAACAAATAGAGTATCTATACGAGCAG GCAATTGAAGCAACAAAAAATGTGGAGCTTGGAAACAAAGAATTATCACAAGCCATTCAACGAAACAGCGGCAGCCGAACTTTTCTTCTGCTCTTTTTGTTTGTCCTTACTTTCTCAGTCCTGTTTCTTGATTGGTATAATTAA
- the LOC140815892 gene encoding 26S proteasome non-ATPase regulatory subunit 7 homolog A, which yields MDVIKSQQISSRPIEKVVVHPLVLLSIVDHYNRVARDTRKRVVGVLLGSSFKGTVDVTNSYAVPFEEEDRDPSIWFLDHNYHESMFSMFRRINAKEHVVGWYSTGPKLRENDLSIHGLFNDYVPTPVLVIIDVQPKELGIPTKAYYAVEEVKDNATQKSQKVFVHVPSEIAAHEVEEIGVEHLLRDVKDTTISTLATEVTGKLSALKGLDARLKEIRDYLDLVIEGKLPLNHEILYHLQDVFNLLPNLNVSELIKAFAVKTNDMMLVIYLSSLIRSVIALHNLINNKMLNKEHEKAEDSKPVAVPAAAAGS from the exons ATGGACGTGATAAAATCTCAGCAAATTTCGTCGCGGCCGATTGAGAAGGTGGTGGTGCACCCGCTGGTGCTGTTGAGCATCGTCGACCACTACAATCGCGTGGCACGTGATACCAGGAAGCGTGTCGTCGGAGTTCTTCTTGGTTCTTCCTTTAAGGGCACGGTTGATGTAACCAACAGCTACGCCG TTCCCTTTGAAGAAGAAGATCGGGACCCGAGCATTTGGTTTCTTGATCATAACTACCATGAATCAATGTTTTCCATGTTCAGAAGAATTAATG CAAAGGAGCACGTGGTTGGCTGGTATAGCACTGGTCCCAAGCTCAGGGAGAATGACTTATCTATTCATGGGCTATTTAATGA CTACGTGCCAACTCCTGTTTTAGTAATTATCGATGTACAGCCGAAAGAGCTTGGGATACCCACTAAAGCCTATTATGCGGTTGAGGAGGTTAAAGAT AACGCGACACAAAAAAGCCAGAAGGTGTTTGTGCATGTTCCTTCGGAAATTGCCGCTCATGAAGTTGAAGAAATTG GAGTTGAGCATTTGTTAAGGGATGTGAAGGACACAACTATCAGCACCCTTGCTACAGAG GTCACTGGTAAACTTTCTGCTTTGAAGGGTTTGGATGCAAGATTAAAAGAGATCCGGGACTATCTGGACCTTGTCATTGAAGGGAAACTCCCATTAAACCATGAAATTCTTTACCATCTCcag GACGTGTTCAACCTACTTCCTAATCTAAACGTGTCCGAATTAATTAAAGCTTTTGCAG TGAAAACAAATGATATGATGTTGGTCATATATCTTTCATCCCTCATCAGAAGTGTTATTGCTCTTCATAATTTGATCAACAATAAG ATGCTTAACAAAGAACACGAAAAGGCAGAAGATTCAAAGCCAGTGGCTGTTCCTGCTGCTGCTGCAGGTAGCTGA
- the LOC140815893 gene encoding probable sugar phosphate/phosphate translocator At3g11320, translating into MSAMKSSGRLFTIGLVSAWYSSNIGVLLLNKYLLSNYGFRYPIFLTMCHMTACSLLSYIAIVWMKMVPMQTIRSRVQFMKISALSLIFCASVVSGNVSLKYLPVSFNQAIGATTPFFTAVFAYFMTLKREAWLTYVALVPVVTGVVIASGGEPSFHLFGFIMCVGATAARALKSVVQGILLSSEGEKLNSMNLLLYMAPIAVLLLLPATLAMEENVVGITLALAREDLRIIWLLLFNSALAYFVNLTNFLVTKHTSALTLQVLGNAKGAVAVVISILIFRNPVSVTGMLGYTLTVMGVIFYSEAKKRSK; encoded by the exons ATGTCTGCGATGAAATCCTCGGGCCGACTTTTCACAATTGGATTGGTGTCGGCGTGGTATTCCTCCAACATTGGGGTTTTGTTATTGAACAAGTATTTGTTGAGCAATTACGGGTTCAGGTACCCGATTTTCTTGACGATGTGCCACATGACTGCCTGCTCATTGCTCAGCTACATCGCGATCGTGTGGATGAAGATGGTGCCGATGCAGACGATAAGATCTAGGGTTCAGTTTATGAAGATTTCGGCTCTTAGCTTGATTTTCTGCGCGTCGGTGGTTAGTGGGAATGTTTCGCTTAAGTATTTGCCTGTTAGCTTTAATCAGGCGATCGGGGCAACCACGCCTTTCTTCACGGCGGTTTTTGCGTATTTTATGACGCTGAAACGAGAGGCATGGTTGACATACGTGGCGCTGGTTCCAGTTGTTACAGGGGTGGTCATTGCTAGCGGG GGCGAACCGAGTTTCCATTTGTTTGGATTTATTATGTGCGTTGGTGCAACAGCTGCAAGAGCACTTAAATCAGTGGTTCAGGGAATTTTGCTTTCATCTGAAGG GGAAAAGCTTAACTCTATGAATCTGCTTCTGTACATGGCTCCTATTGCTGTATTACTTCTACTTCCTGCAACACTTgctatggaagaaaatgtagTGGGCATCACATTGGCACTCGCAAGGGAGGATCTAAGAATTATTTGGTTGCTGCTATTCAATTCTGCACTTGCATATTTTGTAAATTTGACCAATTTTTTGGTCACAAAGCACACCAGTGCACTTACTCTTCAG GTCCTTGGAAACGCTAAAGgggcagtagcagtggtaatCTCCATCTTGATATTTAGGAATCCCGTCTCTGTTACTGGAATGCTCGGGTACACTCTGACAGTGATGGGTGTCATCTTCTATAGTGAAGCCAAGAAGAGAAGTAAATGA
- the LOC140817414 gene encoding WUSCHEL-related homeobox 5-like, with protein sequence MDHECSSICIQPRGGGGCGTGTKCGRWNPTSEQVKVLTDLFRSGLRTPSTDQIQKISSQLSFYGKIESKNVFYWFQNHKARERQKRRRVLVEDGNHEITDIDYIKLSTAKSFSETSKVSEPERVRETLQLLPLNSFNETGSEKIRLFRDVWKENSKFTYGEMDHPTLDLRLSFV encoded by the exons ATGGATCATGAGTGCTCAAGCATATGCATTCAACCTCGCGGCGGCGGCGGATGTGGGACAGGGACCAAGTGTGGGCGGTGGAATCCGACAAGCGAACAAGTTAAAGTTCTGACGGATCTGTTCAGGTCAGGGCTTCGGACCCCGAGTACGGATCAGATCCAAAAAATATCTTCGCAGCTCAGTTTTTATGGCAAAATCGAGAGCAAGAATGTGTTTTACTGGTTCCAAAATCATAAGGCCAGGGAGAGACAGAAACGCCGCAGGGTTTTGGTTGAAGACGGAAACCATGAAATcactgatattgattatattaaGCTCTCCACTGCAAAAA GTTTTTCAGAGACAAGTAAAGTTTCGGAGCCGGAAAGAGTGAGAGAAACTTTACAACTCCTCCCCTTGAACTCTTTCAATGAAACAGGTTCCGAAAAGATCAGATTGTTTCGGGACGTTTGGAAGGAGAACTCGAAGTTTACGTACGGGGAAATGGATCATCCCACGTTGGATCTCCGATTAAGTTTCGTTTAG
- the LOC140816311 gene encoding eukaryotic translation initiation factor 3 subunit F-like, with product MASSELTVLQFGQTTTILTARVHPLIIFNISDYYVRRPDQAERVIGTLLGCVLPDGTVDIRNSYAVPHNESSDQVALDIDYHNNMLASHQKVNPKEVIVGWFSTGFGVSGSSALFHEFYSREVTNPVHLTVDTAFRNGKATIKAFVSTNLSLGDQQLAAQFQEIPLDLCMIEAEQIGFDVLKPTNVDKLPNDVEGMEVSMERLLTLIDEIYKYVDDVVEGRVAPDNEIGRFISDTVASLPKLPPHVFDKLLNNDLQDQLLLVYLSSITRTQLSLAEKLNTAAQIL from the exons ATGGCGTCCAGCGAACTAACTGTGTTGCAGTTCGGACAAACAACTACAATCCTAACGGCGAGAGTACATCCATTGATTATATTCAACATCAGCGATTACTACGTCAGGCGACCCGACCAAGCTGAGAGAGTCATCGGCACGCTTCTCGGTTGCGTTCTACCAGATGGCACCGTTGATATTCGTAACTCCTATGCGGTTCCTCACAATGAGTCCTCGGATCAG GTTGCTCTGGATATTGATTATCATAACAACATGTTGGCATCCCATCAGAAAGTGAATCCAAAGGAAGTCATTGTTGGATG GTTTTCAACTGGTTTTGGAGTCTCTGGCAGCAGTGCTTTGTTCCATGAGTTCTACTCTAGAGAAGTTACCAATCCTGTTCATTTGACTGTTGATACTGCATTTAGAAATGGAAAGGCTACAATTAAGGCTTTTGTGTCTACGAATTTATCTCTTGGGGATCAACAACTTGCTGCACAGTTTCAAGAAATTCCACTGGACCTCTGTATGATTGAGGCAGAGCAGATTGGAT TTGATGTGCTTAAACCCACAAATGTAGACAAGCTTCCCAATGATGTTGAAGGAATGGAAGTATCAATGGAACGCTTGCTTACTCTAATAGATGAAATCTACAAATATGTGGATGATGTGGTG GAAGGCCGCGTTGCCCCTGATAATGAAATTGGAAGATTCATATCAGACACCGTGGCATCTCTTCCTAAACTCCCTCCCCATGTTTTTGATAAGCTACTGAATAATGACCTGCAG GATCAACTGCTCTTAGTTTATTTGTCTAGCATCACAAGAACACAACTCAGTTTAGCCGAAAAACTGAACACTGCTGCTCAGATCCTGTAA